The sequence AGGGTACAGGAAGCGGATTTGGTTGATGTCAGCCTGGAAAACAAAGCCGGTATCAACCTTACCATACTGGAAAAACGTGTTATCGCCGGTGTGTTCAAGCTTGATTACGGTTATGCGCCTTCAGGAGGTATGAATGTCACAATATCTGCGACAGGTAAGAACGCCGAAGGCAAAAGCATGACCTATCAGCAGGTAATTTACTTGCCGTTTGGCCACAGCCAGGCAGAATTTAAGCTGAATGTGGATCCAAGCTATTATGCTATGGGTTACAAGCTTAAATATACTATGGATTCTGAGTATGGTTATGCTGAAATCGGATATTACAATGATATAGAAGGAACAGTGCAAAATGAAAAAGAGGCAACATTGATTTATGTGGATTACGAGGATCAGTTAGGCAAAGAAATAACTGCCATCAGCAAGAACCATATAAGCGGTAGTGTTTCTCTTCCTGACGGAGCAATAGCTCCAAAAGGAGGAATAAAAGTAAGTGTTCATGCTGAAGGGCCGGGCGGCAGCGGTTCTGCAAATGTTACTATTCCCGAAGGCCAGTCCGGTGCAGGCTATGTACTGATTGTTCCTCCGGGAACACAATACAAGCTGTATTACAGCATGGCACCAAATAACATGTACGTTTCAAGCGGATACTTAAGTTCTGAAGGAACTGTTTTAGACTCTAAAAAAGCAGAGCTGTTTGATGTAAAAGGAGATGTTGACAACAAGAATATTGTACTTATACCCAAGAGAAAAGTATCCGGAGAAGTGACACTGCCGGTAGGGGTATTTGCGCCCAAAGGCGGCCTTAAAGTGGAAGTGACCGTTCAAAGCAGTCAAAGCAGTGATTCATTGACTGTTACCATACCGGAGAACGGTCAGTCGCAAAGCTTTGAGCTGTATCTGCCGCCACAGAACGGATATAAATTGTTCTACAGTTTAGCTTCCGGTACCACCTATGTAAGCAAGGGATATTATGCTCAAAGCGGTACTGTCATAGATGATAAGCTGGCATCGGAGATAGATTTGAGAGACAAGGATTTGACCGGTGTAAAGCTTTCGCTTGTAGAAAACAACATTATTAAAGGAAGCGTAATTCTGCCTTACGGTGTCGCACCTGAGGGAGGAATTGAGGTAAGAATTACTGCCGACAATGGTAAATTCAAAAATACAACGAATGTAACAATCCCTGAAAACGGCAATAAGATTGATTATGTGCTGCCTGTGCCTCCGGCATCGGGATATAGGGTATCTTATCAGGTTTCAACCGGACTTGATTTTATACCTACCGGCTATTATGGCAGTGAAGGAACGGTTACGTCCTCAAGCGGAGCATTAAAACTTGATTTGACTTCGGGAGGAAAAGAAGGAATTGATCTTTCTCTTGTTTACTATAACTCGATAAGCGGAACCGTATCCTTGCCTGAAGGAGTTGCACCGAAGGAAGGAGTAACGCTTACAGTATTTGCAGCCAACTCCAGAAACAAGAGAGAGACAACAGTTACAATCCCGAGCGGTAAAAGCTCTGCAAATTATAATATTTACATTCCTGACGGCTATGGATACAAGGTATATTATGTCATGACCTCGGATGTAAAATATGTTGACAAAGGATTCTATGCAGGCATCGATACGGTTACCGATGAAAAAGAGGCTGCCACCGTGGATGTCAGCGGGGGTTCGGTAACAGACATAAATCTTACTGTCATTGCAAAAAGAACAATAAGCGGAACCATATCTTTAAAAGACGGCGAAAAAGCACCTCAAGAGGGTATTGCTGTAAGGATAACGGCTATTGACGGAGATGAACAGACAGTCGTAATTCCTTATGGTAAAAGCTCGGTTGCATACTCATTGAATGTGGTTCCAAATGCAGCAGGAAAGGGCTACAAAGTAAGATTTGAAACCATTAAGAACTACGGATATGTGCGTTACGGTTATTATACAAAAGACGGCGCGGTAAGAAGCGAAGCTAATGCTGAGTTTGTGGATGTAAGCAGAGGGGACAAAGACAATGTGAACTTTGAATTGGTACGTCCGCGTACAATAAAAGGTACGGTCGGACTTCCGGAAGGTGCTGCGGCAAGCAGGGATATAACTGTAACCGTTATAGCATCCAACAGTATTGACAGCGCGGACACTGTTGTCTATATACCGAAAGGCTCAAAAGAGGCCGCTTATACCCTCTTAGTTCCGCCTAATGACAGCAATGATGAATACAAGGTAAGGTATGAGAACTGGCATGACAACAGTTTTGCCGATATTGGATACTATGGTTCGTCGGAAACTGTCAGAAGTGCTGATTTGGCAAAGGGAGTCAATGTAAGAAAAGAAAATGCCGAAGGCATCAATCTTACCCTTATTGCCAAAAAGACTGTTTCAGGAAAGATTTCGCTTCCTTATGGAACAGCACCAAGAGGTGGACTTACTGTAACGGTTTATGCTGAGAATAATACCGATAAGGTTATTTCCTATGTAACCATACCCGAAGGCAAAAACAGCATGGACTATTCATTAAGCGTTCCTGTGGGCAAAGGATACAGGATAGGATATGAAATGTCCATAAAAAATGACTTTGTTCCGTGGGGATATTACGGAAACAAGGGCATGGTCTTTATGCCCGGCGAGGCCTATCTTATGAATATAAGCAGTGATATTGGCGGCATTGATTTGGAACTTATAGAAAAGAAGTCCATCAGCGGTAAAGTAATTCTTCCTGAAGGAACAGCTCCAAAAGGAGGAATTAAAATAGAGGTCTATGCTGAAGATGCCGGAGACACTTGGGTTACAATTCCTGAAGGACAAAGCTATGCTGAGTATACGATGAAGGTTCTGCCGAGCCTTCAGGGCAGCGGTTACAAAGTTAAATACGTAGTTTCGTCGGATTATGGCCTTGTAGGATACGGTTATTACAACAAAAACGGTACGGTCAGAAACAGCAAGCTGGCTGAGCCGGTTGACGCAAACTACAAAGATGTTGCCAATATAGACATTGAATTAATGAAACCGAGAGTAATAAGCGGAAAGGTTTCTTTGCCGGACGGTGTTGCACCTTCAGGAGGTATTTCATTAAATATTGCGATATTTAATGAAACAGACGGAAATTCGCAGATTATTACAATACCGGCTGGAAAATCTTCGGCAACTTATTCCATAAGCGTGCCTCCGAATGACCCGGGCTATGAGTATACAGTCAGGTATGAAAACTGGTCGAACAAGATTTATACAACCTATGGATACTATAACAGCAAGGGAACGACCAATAATATGTCCTATGCACAGTTGGTGGATGTAAATGAGAAGGACGCTTCAAACATTGACATGGTTCTTCTTAAGAAGGCCACGGTCAGTGGAGTTATTGAAGTACCCGAAAATGCAGTGCTTCCGGAGGAAGGACTCCATGTAAGGATATACGTATCCAACGATGTCGAAACCTACTCAGCGAATGTGACTATACCTTACGGTACATCATCAGTGCCATATTCAGTGCATGTGGAAGAAGGAACCGGCTACAGGCTGTTCTATGTACTGGATAGCAATGAAAGCTTTATGGAATACGGATATTATGCTGACAGCGGAGTATATACCGATAAAAAGATGGCTAAGGTATTCAACGTATATAATCAAAACATCAGCGGCTACAAGTTGAAGCTTTTAGAGAAGAGAAGAATCTCGGGTAAACTGATTGTGCCGGACGGTGCCTTTGAAAACGAAGGCTACTTTGAGGTTGCCATTAGTGCAACAAACGGATTTGACACCGGTACAGCCAAAGTTCTCGTTCCTTATGGTAAGGCAGAAGCGAATTATACATTGACTTTACCGGCAGGCAGCGGATATATACTTCAGTACGAGATTTCCAAGATAAAAGGATATACATCCGTTGGATATTATGGTGCGGAAGGTACCGTAAGAAACAGAAACGAAGCATTAGCCCTGGATTTGAGGGAAACTGATTTAACAGACATTGATATTTCCCTGATTCAGGACATGACGATAAGCGGTACAATCAGAATTCCACAAGGAACGGCTCCGGCAGGAGGCATCGAAGTTGTTGTAACAGCAACCGATGAATCCGGAAACATGGCATCAGAGAAAGTAACCATTCCGGAAGGCGAAAGTTCGGCGGACTATTATCTGAATGTTCCGCCAAACGCTCCTGATTCAGGATACAGGGTAAGGTACAGTGTGGCAGCTGATAAATATGCGGCTATTGGTTATTACAGTGAGAGCGGTACAAAGGCATTGCCGAATGAGGCAACACCGGTGGATGTAAGCAGTAAAAATGCGGAAGAGATAAATCTGGTGCTTATTGAAAAGAAGATAGTGAGAGGTGTTGTATCCATTCCGGAAGGGGCTGCCGGAAAAGGCGGGCTGCCCGTAACCATAAAGGCGACAAGCAGATTGTTCAGCGTGGAGGATGCGGTAACGGTGACCATACCGGAAGGAGAGAGCATGGCTCCGTACACCTTGTGGGTATCACCGAATGTAGAAGGAGCAGATTATATAATTTCCTATGAGGTAAGTAATACGGCTTATATAAACAGCGGATATTACAATCAGGCAGGTACGGTAGTGGATATTAATATGGCAACTCCTGTTGACGTAAGCAACGGGGATTATACCAATGCCAATATTTCACTGATAAGAAGCAGAAAGATAACAGGTAAATTGATACTTCCTGAAGGAGAAACCGCTCCTAAGGGTGGTTTGCCGGTAACAGTTTTTGCAGAAAAAACAGGTTATACCGGTTACAGAGTGACAAAGACCGTAACAATACCTGAAAAACAGAGCAGTGTGGACTACATCCTGTACGTACCTGAAAGTACGTCAAAGGCAGTAAAACTTAAGCTCCAGGCTTCAACCGGAAACGGAACGGAGGACAAAGCCGACGATTATGTTTTGAATACGGAAGTCTTTGTACCGGTAATTGACGGCAGCGGAAGTTCCGAATACAAAGTGGGTTATTCGTATACTCAGGATGAACAGTACTTTAGAAGCGGATTCTATACTAAGGATGGAACAGTGCCTGCAATAAGCATGGCCGGCACAGTGAATGTAGCCAAAAAGGATGTTCAGAATGTAGATTTGACTCTGCTTAAAAAGAACAGAACAATAAAAGGAGTTGTCAAACTTCCGGACGGCAAGACGGCTTCCGGAAATATTGAGGTGGAAATAACAGCTGAAAACGATGCGTTGGACTTTGCTCCGCAGAAAACAGTAACAATAGGCAAAGGAAAATCATCTGTTGAATTTGAGATTGCAGTTCCGTCACTTGACAGCTATCGCATAAAATATACGATTAAATCAACAACCGACGGATATGTAACCAGCGGTTATTACGCAACAACCGGAACCGTAGGAAAACCTGAACTTTCAACACTTGTAAGCACCTCATCCGGAAATGTGGACGGAATTAACTTAAATCTGATACCCGGCATGGAAATAAGAGGAGGAGTTTCTCTTCCGACAGGACAGCAGGTAAACCGCAATGACTTCTGGCTGTGGGTTTCGGCCTCTAATGAGAATTATGAATCTTCGGTATATGTCACAATAGCTAAGGGAAGTTCTTCAGCAAATTACTCTTTATATGTACCCGAAGGTTCAGGATATATTGTGAGTTACTCAATTCTGCCTCTGTTTGGAGAGTATGTGCAAAAGGGTTATAACAATGCAAGTGTAACCACAGCAAATAAAGACAGTGCGACAAAGTATAACGTGACAAAGAACCTGAGTGGTATCAATCTCACACTTTTGCCTCTGGACAGAGCTATATCGGGTACTGTATCGCTTCCTGACGGTACGGCTTCGGTGGGATACACAATCCATGTTCCCGCCAACAAGAGAGGCAGTGGCTATCAATTGGAGTATTCGGTTGTTTCGGGCAATGAAGGCGGTGCATACAAGGAGAAAGGATACTTTAGCCTTGCCGGAACTTCGGCTGACAAGGCAAAGACATCAATTATCGATGTAAGCTCAAAAAACAGCACGGGCAATGACATGACACTGCTTGCAGATACCATGGTACCTGTAGATGCAATTATGCTGGATAAGTATCAGGTAACCATACAGAGCGGCAAAACGGTAAATCTCAAAGTTAAATATTTACCGGAGAATGCTACAAACAAGACAATTAAATGGACTTCCGGCAACACAAATGTTGCAGAGGTTTCGTCCGAGGGTGTTGTCAAGGCAAAAGCAACGGGAACGTCAGTTATAACTGCAAGAACTCACAACGCAGTAATAACAGTATTTACTGTCAGAGTTGTTCCGGCCGAAAGTTCTGCCTTGAGTATTGATAAACTGTCTGTGAGCATAAACCCCGGAGAAAAGGAACAGCTCGAGGCAATATTCACTCCTCAGAGTGAGGATGACAAAGTAATATGGAAGTCTGACAACACCGATGTGGCAACAGTATCGGAGAACGGTCTGGTAACGGCGAAAAAATCCGGTACGGCGGTAATTACAGCTATGAGTTCGAAAGATCCTTCAGTATATGCAACTTGTGAAGTTGTTGTCATAACTCCTGTTACCGGTGTGGAAATTGACAAGACCAGGCTTGAAATAAAAGTAGGATATAATGAAAAACTTACAGCCGGGGTACTGCCCGAAACTGCAAGTTATAAAGGAATTACGTGGATATCAAGTGATGAAAGTATTGTCAGGGTGTCACAATCCGGAGAAGTGACTGCCGTGAGTATCGGAACAGCGGTTGTAACCGCCAGCAGCATATATAATCCTTCTTTGAAGGCGGTATGCACTGTTAAAGTAATACCGGTTCCTGTAGAGGAAATAAAACTTGACAAGCAAACAGTCACATTGTATCCGGATGAGTATATCCTGATAAATGCGGAGGTCCTTCCTTCGAATGCTTCAGACAAGAGAGTTGCATGGAAGTCAGAGAATACAAATATTGCAACTGTGACGGCAGAAGGTCTCGTAAAGGCGGTAAATATCGGTGAAACAAAGATAATTGCAACCAGCCTTTACGATTCATCCAAAACGGCTGTGTGTGTAGTTAAAGTGGTTGCAAGACCGGTTACAAAAGTGACATTTAAGAATGTACCTGAGTCCATACTGGTTGGCCAAAGCAAAGCGTTGGAGGTAACCGTATCTCCGTCCAATGCTACCGATAAAACACTGGTTTGGACATCAAGCGATGAAAAAACTGCAACGGTAACCCAGGATGGCGTTGTGACAGGAAAGGGAGTCGGAACGGTTACAATTACCGCAGCATGGAAGAACGACCCGAGTGTAGAGGCAGTATGTACATTGAAAGTTGAGCCGGTAAAAGTAACAGCAATCAAATTGAAACAAACCAGCATATCTTTGGGTATTGGAGACGAAGTAAAACTTGTTGCCGAAATAATACCGGAGAATGCCACTAACAAAGAAATTATATGGTCAACAAGCGACAGGGATATTGTAACGGTATCATCCGACGGAGTGGTTAAAGCTGTTTCCATGGGAAGAGCTACAATAACTGCTACCAGTAAAGAATCCTCAAGCATTAAAGCTACATGCAGCGTAACAGTGACAGGAATAGAAGTAAGTCAGGTAAGAATTAACAACAAACCTTCAACGCTGGCTGTGGGAAGCACCCACAAACTGACAGTTACTATAAATCCGACAAATGCTTCGGATAAAACACTGGAATGGAGTTCCAGCGATACATCCATAGCAACGGTAAGTTCTTCCGGAGTTGTAACGGCGAAAAAGGTCGGTACTGTAACAATTACGGTAAGCAGCAAGTCGAAACCGTCCTGCAAGGATTCGTGCACAATAAAAATAGTTGAAGCAACACCATCACCGACACCTGCGGAAATTGTCAATGAACCCGTTGTAATTCCGGGCGGACCTGGCGGAGGCGGCGGAGGAGTTCCGGTTGCTTCCATCGGTGGCTCACCTACACCTTCGGCGACACCGACAGTGACTCCGACAGCAACGCCGACATCAACACCGTCAGCAGGAAAGACTCCGGCAGCGAGTCCGACACCGGCACCGGTTGTTACGGATACAAACAGTCTGGACTTCTTTACAGATATAAAGGGTCATTGGACGGCAGAATTCTTTGCTGATTTGCTAAGAAGAGAAATCGTCAATGGATATCCGGACAGAACTTTAAGGCCAAATGCTCCGATAACCAGAGCCGAGGCAACGGTAATGGTAGTGAAGGCGGCAGGCTTTGAAGTGTCCGATAGTATACCACTTACATGCACTGATAAAGATTCGGTACCGGCATGGGCAAAACCCTATGTTGCAACGGCAATGCATAAAGGTGTGGTTAAGGGTTATGAAGACGGATCCTTCAGGCCTTCGAACCGACTTACCCGTCAGGAGACAGTGGTTTTGGTACTGAGGGCATTCGGAATAGAAGAAGCGCAGGATAAGACCCTTGCCTTTGCTGATTCGGATAAGATACCGGCCTGGTCGAGAGGCTATATAAAGAAAGCAGTGGAATTGGGAATAATCAAAGGTTACAGCGACAACACCTTTGGGCCGCAAAGGGAGATTACCCGTGCCGAAGTTGTTACCATAATATCAAAGTGTATTCAGCTTAAGGGAAGGTAAAATCCCAAAAGGCAGAAAGGCTGAATTAAAAAACGGAGTTGGGATAAACAGGTCCCACTCCGTTTTTTTGTGTGTTCACAGCATGGCTGCCAGAGGACTTCCTTCTCTTATAATGTCTTGTATTTCATACACGGATATAGGAAACATGGGAAAACCAAAAGCATAAGGAGTTATTTCGTACAGTTGGAAATATATTACCA comes from Acetivibrio thermocellus ATCC 27405 and encodes:
- a CDS encoding Ig-like domain-containing protein, translated to MRKNFKVLISILLCFMMLFGEIVPAGLPSAKALAETDNVLEVQDSSFNQENNNFSPEKTVSEDVYEEEELLQNPDEEIPGLKAASSTMSVSSVFSISGKVVLPEGKVAPSGGLTVRVYAKSSSKTNNITVIIPEGKSSADYTVIVPEATTYTLYYQTSNSDYVDTGYYSVIGTVRSFSAADQIRLTADVPSETDIDLTLIAKRIISGTVTLPDGEIAPAGGVSVTVTAVSGSDKATANVVIPEGLDSANYTLKVPPSTSGKGYLVSCQTSNKIYLQTAYYSMRGSVRYDTLATLVDVIDEDRKDINLNLIAKKKITGTVSLPEGTAPKDGVTVTVWATYGSDKDSQTVTIPEGASSVEYVLYVPDGSGYTLYYETTNVAYLSKGYYNENGTVKDSKAATPVDTVSKDAADKNITLIAKRIVSGKVSLPKGVAPEGGIKVEVIVALNNTKIESTTITIPEGESEATYSMYVPTGSGYNVSYKTSNSLYVEQGYYKKGSTVRYLSSATLITVENEDLNDIDLELIEKRTISGILSMPSGTAPKGGISFEITAYNSSTEAKVTVTIPEGESSVPYSINVPADEGYIIKCKLLTLQAIYMNEQYYSSGGTVYNVASASKISTLSGNQPNINIMLLEKRTVSGTLSFPEGYYAPPGGIIFTHETDGRITFIYIPEGERSAPFTIYYNPGVYKLYYECDEDDIFVSPGYYSKGGTVMDKNSADDIDVREGNQVGINLVLLLKKTISGKVVLSNGVAPEGGYTVKVKASGSKGSAEQTVVIPKGEKSADYILFVNPGDKYRVWYETSKEYNFVSPMYYNSDGMVRDSSSASLLDLTKENKTDIDLTLTEMRSVSGNIVLPSGVAPSGGISADIVVSNGKDSGKVTVKIPAGERFASYTAYVPAGKDYKVKYTVDAKSDYATDGYYGVSGTTLNASSAASLDLTSENKTEINMTLIPKRTISGTVSLPSGMTLGSDTKVTVYAGDSYSTTVTIPKNGSSVEYAIKVPPNSAGSGYKVYYKLSSTTMLISPGYYSSSGMTASEIGAELVDVSSTDATVDLVLIPKSSINGSVILPEGVAPKGGLKVTVTASNNKNKGSVTVTIPEGKSSAEYSVYVPSGTGYLVEYSVTDEEYVKKGYYSTSGTVRDSSAATLISLDGESKQNVNLTLLRNNKITGNVTLPKGVAPSGGLKVTVCASNSTGSVKTTVTIPQGYNTISYTLFVPQGKNYTVWYEASDRRFMPTGYYSDGGTTVDKSKAKLIDATINVSSINIDLIPKMEVSGSVKLLSAPAPAGGISVKLTIDNKISSDSVDVVIPEGFMSAPYALYVPAGENYILKYTTSSSGFVSPGFYSESGSKETEKEASYLNITGDRTGIDIPLITKRTIRGTILLPEGYAPAGGVSVKVTAQSSSDKITASFVIPEGENAVPYTLYVSSGKEYIVKYETTDEKYVSTGFYSMLKTTRLESEADKLDTTEADQVGINLKLISNKYISGTVSIPSGIAPFGGIKVTLKATNGKDTKTVNVVIPEVSSSTTYKIYVPEGKDYELSYSISNGDGKYFPTGYYNGLTATREKGECVLLDLSGESKEGINITLIPNRLVTGSLILPSGVAPAGGLKITVRASNKRDSVPTTVNMPQGSSSVVYRMYLPEGSDYTIGYTISHEDYLNGYYNINETVLTQSEATTFNVEKSDILGLNIVLIAKRTITGIVSLPDGKTAPAGGIDVTISAGSYSTKVTIPQSKNSVSYTLKVSPNAVGSGYAIKYAITSATDFVQTGFYGEDKTVARVQEADLVDVSLENKAGINLTILEKRVIAGVFKLDYGYAPSGGMNVTISATGKNAEGKSMTYQQVIYLPFGHSQAEFKLNVDPSYYAMGYKLKYTMDSEYGYAEIGYYNDIEGTVQNEKEATLIYVDYEDQLGKEITAISKNHISGSVSLPDGAIAPKGGIKVSVHAEGPGGSGSANVTIPEGQSGAGYVLIVPPGTQYKLYYSMAPNNMYVSSGYLSSEGTVLDSKKAELFDVKGDVDNKNIVLIPKRKVSGEVTLPVGVFAPKGGLKVEVTVQSSQSSDSLTVTIPENGQSQSFELYLPPQNGYKLFYSLASGTTYVSKGYYAQSGTVIDDKLASEIDLRDKDLTGVKLSLVENNIIKGSVILPYGVAPEGGIEVRITADNGKFKNTTNVTIPENGNKIDYVLPVPPASGYRVSYQVSTGLDFIPTGYYGSEGTVTSSSGALKLDLTSGGKEGIDLSLVYYNSISGTVSLPEGVAPKEGVTLTVFAANSRNKRETTVTIPSGKSSANYNIYIPDGYGYKVYYVMTSDVKYVDKGFYAGIDTVTDEKEAATVDVSGGSVTDINLTVIAKRTISGTISLKDGEKAPQEGIAVRITAIDGDEQTVVIPYGKSSVAYSLNVVPNAAGKGYKVRFETIKNYGYVRYGYYTKDGAVRSEANAEFVDVSRGDKDNVNFELVRPRTIKGTVGLPEGAAASRDITVTVIASNSIDSADTVVYIPKGSKEAAYTLLVPPNDSNDEYKVRYENWHDNSFADIGYYGSSETVRSADLAKGVNVRKENAEGINLTLIAKKTVSGKISLPYGTAPRGGLTVTVYAENNTDKVISYVTIPEGKNSMDYSLSVPVGKGYRIGYEMSIKNDFVPWGYYGNKGMVFMPGEAYLMNISSDIGGIDLELIEKKSISGKVILPEGTAPKGGIKIEVYAEDAGDTWVTIPEGQSYAEYTMKVLPSLQGSGYKVKYVVSSDYGLVGYGYYNKNGTVRNSKLAEPVDANYKDVANIDIELMKPRVISGKVSLPDGVAPSGGISLNIAIFNETDGNSQIITIPAGKSSATYSISVPPNDPGYEYTVRYENWSNKIYTTYGYYNSKGTTNNMSYAQLVDVNEKDASNIDMVLLKKATVSGVIEVPENAVLPEEGLHVRIYVSNDVETYSANVTIPYGTSSVPYSVHVEEGTGYRLFYVLDSNESFMEYGYYADSGVYTDKKMAKVFNVYNQNISGYKLKLLEKRRISGKLIVPDGAFENEGYFEVAISATNGFDTGTAKVLVPYGKAEANYTLTLPAGSGYILQYEISKIKGYTSVGYYGAEGTVRNRNEALALDLRETDLTDIDISLIQDMTISGTIRIPQGTAPAGGIEVVVTATDESGNMASEKVTIPEGESSADYYLNVPPNAPDSGYRVRYSVAADKYAAIGYYSESGTKALPNEATPVDVSSKNAEEINLVLIEKKIVRGVVSIPEGAAGKGGLPVTIKATSRLFSVEDAVTVTIPEGESMAPYTLWVSPNVEGADYIISYEVSNTAYINSGYYNQAGTVVDINMATPVDVSNGDYTNANISLIRSRKITGKLILPEGETAPKGGLPVTVFAEKTGYTGYRVTKTVTIPEKQSSVDYILYVPESTSKAVKLKLQASTGNGTEDKADDYVLNTEVFVPVIDGSGSSEYKVGYSYTQDEQYFRSGFYTKDGTVPAISMAGTVNVAKKDVQNVDLTLLKKNRTIKGVVKLPDGKTASGNIEVEITAENDALDFAPQKTVTIGKGKSSVEFEIAVPSLDSYRIKYTIKSTTDGYVTSGYYATTGTVGKPELSTLVSTSSGNVDGINLNLIPGMEIRGGVSLPTGQQVNRNDFWLWVSASNENYESSVYVTIAKGSSSANYSLYVPEGSGYIVSYSILPLFGEYVQKGYNNASVTTANKDSATKYNVTKNLSGINLTLLPLDRAISGTVSLPDGTASVGYTIHVPANKRGSGYQLEYSVVSGNEGGAYKEKGYFSLAGTSADKAKTSIIDVSSKNSTGNDMTLLADTMVPVDAIMLDKYQVTIQSGKTVNLKVKYLPENATNKTIKWTSGNTNVAEVSSEGVVKAKATGTSVITARTHNAVITVFTVRVVPAESSALSIDKLSVSINPGEKEQLEAIFTPQSEDDKVIWKSDNTDVATVSENGLVTAKKSGTAVITAMSSKDPSVYATCEVVVITPVTGVEIDKTRLEIKVGYNEKLTAGVLPETASYKGITWISSDESIVRVSQSGEVTAVSIGTAVVTASSIYNPSLKAVCTVKVIPVPVEEIKLDKQTVTLYPDEYILINAEVLPSNASDKRVAWKSENTNIATVTAEGLVKAVNIGETKIIATSLYDSSKTAVCVVKVVARPVTKVTFKNVPESILVGQSKALEVTVSPSNATDKTLVWTSSDEKTATVTQDGVVTGKGVGTVTITAAWKNDPSVEAVCTLKVEPVKVTAIKLKQTSISLGIGDEVKLVAEIIPENATNKEIIWSTSDRDIVTVSSDGVVKAVSMGRATITATSKESSSIKATCSVTVTGIEVSQVRINNKPSTLAVGSTHKLTVTINPTNASDKTLEWSSSDTSIATVSSSGVVTAKKVGTVTITVSSKSKPSCKDSCTIKIVEATPSPTPAEIVNEPVVIPGGPGGGGGGVPVASIGGSPTPSATPTVTPTATPTSTPSAGKTPAASPTPAPVVTDTNSLDFFTDIKGHWTAEFFADLLRREIVNGYPDRTLRPNAPITRAEATVMVVKAAGFEVSDSIPLTCTDKDSVPAWAKPYVATAMHKGVVKGYEDGSFRPSNRLTRQETVVLVLRAFGIEEAQDKTLAFADSDKIPAWSRGYIKKAVELGIIKGYSDNTFGPQREITRAEVVTIISKCIQLKGR